One genomic window of Deltaproteobacteria bacterium RBG_16_64_85 includes the following:
- a CDS encoding multidrug ABC transporter ATP-binding protein gives MEAIRTKDLSRRFGDTVAVDSLSLSVAEGELFGLVGPDGAGKTTVMRLLTAILDPSGGEAWVTGRSVRTEAGEIHKEIGYMSQRFGLYPDLSVLENLLLYADLYGVPRRGREGRFEDLLSFSNLGPFRSRLAGNLSGGMKQKLGLACALVHTPRVLFLDEPTNGVDPVSRREFWRILYRLLREKVTIFVSTAYLDEAERFQRLALLHRGKLLAVGAPEEVKALFPGAILEVRCAEPRRAVAILRKEIAGASVGLFGDRIHVGARNSGFAVREIERALASAGIPFSPVQPVEPALEDVFVSVLSSGQDASP, from the coding sequence TTGGAAGCCATCCGCACGAAGGACCTGAGCCGCCGTTTCGGTGACACGGTCGCGGTGGACTCCCTCTCGCTGTCGGTTGCGGAGGGAGAGCTGTTCGGGCTGGTCGGCCCGGACGGGGCCGGCAAGACCACCGTAATGCGCCTGCTCACCGCCATCCTCGATCCCTCGGGGGGAGAGGCGTGGGTGACGGGCCGGTCGGTCCGCACGGAGGCCGGAGAGATCCACAAGGAGATCGGGTACATGAGCCAGCGGTTCGGGCTGTACCCCGACCTCTCCGTTCTGGAGAACCTCCTCTTGTACGCCGACCTGTACGGGGTTCCCCGGCGCGGGCGGGAGGGCAGGTTCGAGGATCTGCTCTCCTTCAGCAACCTTGGCCCCTTCCGGAGCCGGCTGGCGGGGAACCTCTCCGGAGGGATGAAGCAGAAGCTCGGGCTTGCCTGCGCGCTCGTCCACACTCCCCGCGTCCTTTTCCTCGACGAGCCGACCAACGGCGTCGATCCCGTCTCCCGCCGGGAGTTCTGGCGAATTCTGTACCGCCTCCTGAGGGAGAAGGTCACGATCTTCGTCTCCACAGCGTACCTGGACGAGGCGGAACGGTTTCAGCGGCTGGCCCTCCTCCATCGGGGGAAGCTTCTGGCCGTGGGGGCGCCGGAAGAAGTGAAGGCCCTCTTCCCGGGGGCGATCCTGGAAGTGCGGTGCGCGGAGCCGCGGCGGGCGGTGGCGATTCTCCGAAAGGAGATCGCCGGCGCGTCCGTGGGGCTGTTCGGGGATCGCATCCACGTGGGGGCGCGGAATTCCGGATTCGCCGTGCGCGAGATCGAGAGGGCGCTTGCGAGCGCCGGCATCCCCTTTTCCCCGGTACAACCGGTCGAGCCCGCGCTCGAGGACGTCTTTGTCTCGGTGCTCTCGTCCGGGCAGGACGCGAGCCCGTGA
- a CDS encoding multidrug ABC transporter ATP-binding protein, which translates to MPADRELSVTVRSLEKRFGDFIAVNRVTFDIRKGEVFGFLGPNGAGKSTTIRMLCGLLSPTSGEGTVAGYDLRTEPEKIKQHIGYMSQRFSLYEDLTVEENIDFYGGIYRIPAEKKRDRKEWVIEMAGLSDHRGTKTAFLAGGWKQRLALGCAILHEPPILFLDEPTSGVDPISRRSFWDLIYDLSGKGVTVFVTTHYMDEAENCDRLGLIYRGELAALGTPEELKTRLMKEEVVEIRCERPQDAIAFLEGLPGLRSAALFGTGIHAVVARAVEAVPLLREALGAKGVPVMRAERIAPSLEDVFVSVVEEKDRREKPFEEVRR; encoded by the coding sequence ATCCCGGCGGACCGGGAGCTGTCGGTCACGGTGCGGAGCCTCGAAAAGCGCTTCGGGGATTTCATCGCGGTCAACCGGGTTACCTTCGACATCCGCAAAGGGGAGGTCTTCGGCTTCCTGGGACCCAACGGGGCGGGGAAATCAACCACCATCCGGATGCTGTGCGGGCTCCTTTCCCCCACGTCGGGCGAGGGGACGGTGGCCGGTTACGACCTGCGGACGGAACCGGAAAAGATCAAGCAGCACATCGGCTACATGTCCCAGCGCTTCTCCCTCTACGAGGACCTCACGGTCGAGGAGAACATCGATTTCTACGGGGGGATCTACCGGATTCCGGCGGAGAAGAAGCGCGACCGCAAGGAGTGGGTCATCGAAATGGCGGGGCTGTCGGATCACCGGGGGACGAAGACGGCGTTCCTTGCCGGCGGCTGGAAGCAGCGCCTTGCGCTGGGGTGCGCCATCCTCCACGAGCCCCCCATCCTGTTTCTCGACGAGCCCACCTCGGGGGTGGACCCGATAAGCCGCCGCAGCTTTTGGGACCTGATCTACGACCTGTCCGGGAAAGGAGTCACGGTCTTCGTGACGACGCACTACATGGACGAGGCGGAGAACTGCGACCGGCTGGGGCTCATTTACCGGGGCGAGCTGGCGGCGCTGGGGACCCCGGAGGAACTCAAGACCCGGCTGATGAAGGAAGAGGTGGTGGAGATCCGCTGCGAGCGGCCCCAGGACGCCATCGCGTTCCTGGAAGGTCTTCCGGGCCTGCGGAGTGCCGCCCTGTTCGGCACCGGGATCCACGCGGTCGTGGCGCGGGCGGTGGAGGCGGTCCCGCTGCTCCGGGAGGCGCTCGGGGCCAAGGGAGTTCCCGTCATGCGGGCCGAGCGGATCGCCCCGTCGCTGGAGGACGTCTTCGTCTCCGTGGTGGAGGAGAAGGACCGGCGAGAGAAGCCCTTTGAAGAGGTGCGGCGGTGA
- a CDS encoding hemolysin secretion protein D, translating to MNRKKALVILAVGLAVAAVAAAWFFLRVGKEDGVLQVSGNIEVTDVDVSFKIPGRVMQRAVDEGMSVSAGQFIARLDSADLENEVGLREAEHQAVAAALKELSAGSRPQEIARARAALAAAQAEADRLSREFIRAKALHARDVISRQELERAQAAFEIAEERRKEARESLLLVEEGARREQIDQARARVRQAKEALELARTRLSYATVASPLAGVVLSKNAEPGDYVAAGTPVVTVGDLADVWLRAYIEETELGRVKVGQPVDVTTDTFLGKTYAGRISFIAPQAEFTPKSVQTRKERVKLVYRIKVAIANPSMELKPGMPADGVVRFR from the coding sequence ATGAACCGGAAAAAAGCGTTGGTGATCCTGGCGGTCGGCCTCGCGGTCGCGGCGGTCGCCGCGGCATGGTTCTTCCTCCGCGTGGGGAAGGAAGACGGAGTCCTGCAGGTCTCCGGGAACATCGAGGTGACCGACGTGGACGTGAGCTTCAAGATCCCGGGCCGGGTGATGCAGCGGGCGGTGGACGAAGGGATGTCCGTCTCCGCGGGGCAGTTCATTGCCCGGCTGGACAGCGCCGACCTGGAAAACGAGGTGGGCCTCCGGGAAGCCGAGCACCAGGCGGTGGCGGCGGCCCTGAAGGAGTTGTCTGCCGGGTCGCGCCCCCAGGAGATCGCCAGGGCCAGGGCGGCGTTGGCGGCGGCGCAGGCCGAAGCGGATCGGCTCTCCCGGGAGTTCATTCGCGCAAAGGCCCTTCATGCCAGGGACGTGATCTCCCGCCAGGAACTCGAGAGGGCACAGGCTGCCTTTGAGATCGCCGAGGAGAGGAGGAAAGAAGCGAGGGAAAGCCTCCTGCTCGTAGAGGAAGGGGCGAGGCGGGAGCAGATCGACCAGGCCCGCGCCCGGGTTCGGCAGGCGAAGGAGGCCTTGGAGCTTGCCCGTACCCGTCTTTCCTACGCAACGGTCGCTTCCCCCCTTGCGGGTGTGGTCCTTTCCAAAAACGCGGAGCCGGGGGATTACGTCGCCGCCGGGACCCCCGTCGTGACGGTAGGGGATCTTGCGGATGTCTGGCTGCGCGCCTACATCGAGGAGACGGAGCTGGGCCGGGTCAAGGTGGGACAGCCGGTCGACGTGACCACCGACACCTTCCTCGGAAAGACATACGCCGGCCGCATCTCGTTCATCGCCCCGCAGGCGGAGTTTACGCCGAAAAGCGTCCAGACCCGCAAGGAGCGTGTCAAGCTGGTCTACCGCATCAAGGTAGCCATCGCCAACCCATCGATGGAACTCAAGCCGGGAATGCCGGCGGACGGGGTCGTCAGGTTCCGGTAA